Proteins encoded in a region of the Altererythrobacter ishigakiensis genome:
- a CDS encoding calcium/sodium antiporter codes for MIEAILYSLAGLVGLAVGGELLVRGSVSIAQRLGVSNLVTGLVIVGFATSMPEMVASIEAALAGSPGIAWGNVVGSNLANTLLILGATALVMPIALSGTGRRDAIVALVASLGLWALTAAQIGSIWVGIGLLLGILAYIFWRYNHPHSDVGDDEDEPEAQTALTFSIVLFLGGLGLLVFGGQLLVSGAIDMARIFGVSETAIGLTVVAIGTSLPELAASIAAAVRGKPGLAIGNVVGSNIYNILLIGGVTMTIAPFAIPADLLTYELALLALSAVAFLALVARAKQIGRAMGAILLIAFTANIVIAFS; via the coding sequence ATGATTGAAGCGATCCTGTATAGTCTGGCGGGCCTAGTAGGTCTCGCAGTCGGTGGCGAACTGTTGGTGCGCGGTTCTGTCAGCATCGCCCAGCGATTGGGCGTTTCCAATCTTGTAACGGGACTGGTGATCGTTGGTTTCGCAACTTCGATGCCTGAAATGGTGGCGAGCATAGAGGCCGCCCTGGCCGGATCGCCGGGCATTGCATGGGGCAATGTGGTAGGATCGAACCTTGCCAATACGCTGTTGATTCTGGGTGCAACTGCACTGGTCATGCCGATTGCGCTGTCGGGGACGGGGCGGCGGGATGCGATCGTCGCTCTGGTTGCATCGCTGGGCCTATGGGCGCTTACCGCTGCTCAAATAGGTTCGATTTGGGTGGGTATCGGGCTGCTGTTGGGTATCCTCGCTTATATCTTTTGGCGCTATAATCATCCGCACTCGGATGTCGGGGATGATGAGGATGAGCCCGAAGCGCAAACAGCACTTACGTTCTCTATCGTGTTGTTTCTCGGAGGGTTGGGCCTGCTTGTCTTTGGTGGTCAGTTGCTTGTGTCCGGTGCGATAGACATGGCGCGCATCTTTGGTGTGTCAGAAACTGCGATCGGCTTGACGGTTGTTGCAATCGGCACTTCGTTGCCCGAATTGGCGGCTTCGATAGCGGCTGCGGTGCGCGGGAAGCCAGGGCTCGCAATCGGGAATGTGGTAGGCTCCAATATCTATAATATTCTCTTGATCGGAGGCGTCACGATGACGATCGCGCCCTTCGCTATCCCTGCAGATTTGCTGACGTACGAACTGGCACTCTTGGCATTGAGCGCGGTGGCGTTCCTTGCTTTGGTAGCGCGTGCCAAGCAGATCGGTCGTGCGATGGGGGCGATCCTGCTGATCGCATTCACAGCCAACATCGTTATCGCGTTCTCCTGA
- a CDS encoding aa3-type cytochrome c oxidase subunit IV, whose product MASQDMKSAEKTYGGFISLLKWSIPIIAVITFFVIMMIAE is encoded by the coding sequence ATGGCATCGCAAGACATGAAATCGGCAGAAAAGACCTATGGCGGGTTCATTTCGCTGCTGAAGTGGTCAATCCCGATTATCGCAGTGATCACTTTTTTCGTCATCATGATGATCGCTGAATAA
- a CDS encoding NAD(P) transhydrogenase subunit alpha: MRIAVLKERAAGERRVAITPETVKKFAGLGADLAVESGAGMTASISDSDYAEAGAKVGSATDTVKGADIVLGVQAPDVELLQGANAGAWVAATFDPFGQKERVEAYAKAGLEALSMEFMPRITRAQSMDVLSSQSNLSGYKAVIAAADTYGRAFPMMMTAAGTVQAARVFIMGVGVAGLQAIATAKRLGAQVSATDVRSATKEQIQSLGAKPIFVESVEGIEGEGSGGYATEMSEEYQKAQAELVSEHIAKQDIVITTALIPGRAAPRLISDDQIKTMKAGSVIFDLAVAQGGNVEGSKPDELVERHGVTIMGYSNTPATLAPDASALFARNLFNFLSAFWDKEAGKPVLDEEIGDAVRLTQGGAVVNERLQG; this comes from the coding sequence TTGCGCATAGCGGTTCTGAAAGAACGCGCCGCCGGAGAACGGCGCGTTGCAATAACTCCCGAGACCGTCAAGAAATTTGCCGGATTGGGGGCTGATCTGGCGGTTGAGAGCGGTGCTGGCATGACAGCGTCGATCAGCGATTCAGATTATGCGGAGGCCGGGGCCAAGGTGGGCTCTGCGACAGATACTGTAAAGGGGGCGGACATCGTACTGGGTGTCCAGGCGCCAGATGTCGAGCTTCTCCAAGGTGCCAATGCCGGCGCCTGGGTGGCGGCCACTTTCGATCCCTTTGGTCAAAAGGAACGCGTGGAAGCCTATGCCAAGGCAGGGCTTGAGGCGCTTTCGATGGAATTCATGCCGCGCATTACCCGCGCGCAGAGCATGGATGTGCTTTCTAGCCAGTCCAACCTATCAGGCTACAAGGCCGTGATCGCGGCGGCGGACACATATGGCCGTGCGTTTCCGATGATGATGACAGCAGCAGGCACGGTTCAGGCTGCGCGTGTGTTCATCATGGGTGTTGGCGTTGCGGGGCTTCAAGCAATTGCGACGGCAAAGCGTTTGGGCGCGCAGGTCTCAGCCACCGATGTCCGCAGCGCGACCAAGGAACAGATCCAGTCACTTGGTGCTAAGCCGATCTTCGTAGAAAGCGTTGAAGGTATCGAAGGTGAAGGCTCCGGTGGATACGCGACCGAAATGAGCGAGGAATACCAGAAGGCGCAGGCCGAACTGGTATCGGAACATATTGCTAAACAGGATATTGTAATCACCACCGCGCTGATCCCGGGCCGCGCCGCGCCGCGACTCATCAGCGACGACCAGATCAAGACGATGAAGGCCGGAAGTGTTATTTTCGATCTTGCAGTGGCGCAAGGTGGAAATGTCGAGGGTTCCAAACCTGACGAATTGGTGGAGCGCCATGGCGTGACGATCATGGGCTATTCGAACACGCCCGCAACGCTCGCGCCTGACGCCTCGGCTCTGTTCGCACGCAACCTTTTCAATTTCCTCAGCGCCTTCTGGGACAAGGAGGCGGGTAAGCCGGTGCTAGACGAGGAAATCGGCGACGCGGTGCGCCTGACGCAGGGCGGCGCGGTCGTCAATGAAAGGCTGCAAGGGTGA
- a CDS encoding alkaline phosphatase D family protein, with protein MRKPALAIAAATMLAAPLAADNDVELSAEDLLAPYYAKLKQEIELPVAPAGVSLPHNHTITRLAFGSCNHQLRSQHMWGQIAATSPDIFLFIGDNNYGDQMWDGDAALTSLREAYGVMAETPELAAFRARVPMMITWDDHDYGFNDGGASFAYRGWSETIFETFWGSSDEVKSRPGIYESRMFGEEGKVTQIITLDTRFFRSDLATMPYQNERPPLGPYQPSSDPEKTILGDAQWQWLEQELAKPADLRIVVSSIQVITDAHDYEAWENLPLEREKLYAMLAEREDSGLVLLSGDRHAGGIYTEAPEAAGEQLWELTSSSMNYSFSSTERNTAREPDPKRLTDFISEENFGLVEIDWEAKTFTMSLRGSQGETRVARTLEW; from the coding sequence ATGCGCAAACCTGCTCTCGCGATTGCAGCTGCAACAATGCTCGCAGCGCCTTTGGCTGCCGACAATGATGTTGAGCTTTCCGCGGAAGACTTGCTTGCGCCCTATTACGCCAAGTTGAAACAAGAGATTGAATTACCTGTGGCGCCGGCAGGCGTATCCCTGCCGCACAATCATACAATTACGCGTCTGGCTTTCGGTAGTTGCAATCACCAATTGCGCAGTCAGCATATGTGGGGGCAGATCGCGGCGACCAGTCCAGATATCTTTCTGTTCATCGGCGACAACAACTATGGCGACCAGATGTGGGATGGTGACGCCGCGCTCACCAGCTTGCGCGAAGCATATGGGGTCATGGCCGAGACGCCCGAATTGGCCGCGTTTCGCGCGCGGGTTCCGATGATGATCACGTGGGATGATCACGATTATGGCTTCAACGATGGCGGAGCGAGCTTTGCCTATCGCGGTTGGTCCGAGACGATCTTCGAGACGTTTTGGGGGTCTTCTGATGAGGTGAAGTCTCGCCCTGGCATCTATGAAAGCCGTATGTTCGGCGAAGAGGGCAAGGTCACGCAGATTATCACGCTCGATACGCGGTTCTTCCGTTCTGATCTCGCCACGATGCCGTATCAGAACGAGCGCCCACCGCTTGGGCCATATCAACCGAGCAGCGATCCCGAAAAAACGATACTGGGCGATGCCCAATGGCAATGGCTGGAACAGGAGCTGGCAAAACCTGCCGACCTGCGGATCGTGGTTTCTTCGATCCAGGTGATCACGGACGCGCACGACTATGAGGCGTGGGAGAACCTGCCGCTCGAGCGTGAGAAACTGTACGCTATGCTGGCGGAGCGCGAGGATAGCGGTTTGGTTCTGCTATCAGGCGACCGGCATGCCGGTGGTATTTATACTGAAGCGCCTGAGGCGGCTGGCGAGCAGCTGTGGGAGCTGACCAGTTCTTCTATGAACTATTCGTTTTCTTCGACAGAGCGGAACACAGCTCGCGAGCCTGACCCCAAACGCCTCACGGACTTTATCTCGGAAGAGAACTTTGGCCTGGTCGAGATTGACTGGGAGGCAAAGACCTTCACGATGAGCCTTCGCGGAAGCCAGGGTGAAACACGGGTCGCAAGAACGCTTGAGTGGTAA
- a CDS encoding ribonuclease HII has product MRENKLSARKFVVGVDEAGRGPLAGPVVAAAVALGEGYPHGLDDSKKLSAKRRRELDEAIRQTCTWGLGVVEPVEIDRINILQATMRAMTLAVTQLVEKLGDEPEVVLIDGNLSPHGRCADWRWPDARSIIGGDALEPVISAASIIAKEWRDRMMCEAAEAHPHYGWERNKGYGTAEHMEALRIHGPSPLHRQSFAPVAQLVLL; this is encoded by the coding sequence ATGCGCGAAAACAAACTTAGTGCCCGCAAATTTGTCGTCGGAGTGGACGAGGCTGGTCGCGGACCGCTGGCAGGTCCCGTGGTAGCCGCGGCAGTCGCGCTTGGCGAGGGCTACCCGCACGGTCTGGACGATTCCAAGAAACTTTCGGCTAAACGGCGCAGGGAACTCGATGAAGCGATACGGCAAACCTGCACGTGGGGGCTGGGTGTTGTTGAACCAGTAGAGATCGATCGGATCAATATCCTTCAGGCGACTATGCGCGCGATGACGCTTGCGGTCACTCAATTGGTTGAGAAGCTTGGCGATGAGCCAGAAGTGGTGCTGATTGACGGTAACCTCTCACCGCATGGTCGCTGTGCCGATTGGCGTTGGCCAGACGCCCGCTCGATCATTGGCGGTGACGCTCTGGAGCCGGTAATCTCCGCAGCTTCCATCATTGCAAAGGAATGGCGCGACCGGATGATGTGCGAGGCAGCCGAGGCGCATCCGCACTACGGATGGGAGCGGAACAAAGGCTATGGAACCGCCGAGCATATGGAAGCGTTGCGGATCCATGGACCATCCCCGCTCCATCGTCAGTCTTTTGCGCCGGTTGCGCAATTGGTGCTTCTATAG
- the folP gene encoding dihydropteroate synthase, whose protein sequence is MTDRIYIRPIGFAPGPQHEGGKTIRLAGGMVYAHRFAVILRQDGKVTGRWMCDTDTIGEVLAGLPASVSDEAQAQLANLTLKHPPLELGSRTIRLDQPQVMGILNVTPDSFSDGGEFLDDPDTGRAHASAMLEAGAAIIDIGGESTRPGAAATWEGDEKERVLPAIEYCSAMGAAISVDTRRAGVLEATLEAGAHIANDVSGMRHDPRSLPLAAKAGCPVILMHAPGDGEDLHSNGEYESVVFDVFDALKERRDAAVAAGILRANIILDPGIGFGKSLADNLAILNALPMYHALGQPLLLGASRKRMIGALSNEAAAHERLGGSIALAMAGMNAGVQLLRVHDVAETVQARNVWRGLRDAALTDFAEIPGD, encoded by the coding sequence TTGACAGACCGCATCTACATCCGCCCGATTGGTTTTGCGCCGGGGCCGCAGCATGAGGGTGGCAAGACCATCCGTCTTGCGGGCGGCATGGTCTATGCACATCGCTTTGCAGTCATTCTGCGACAGGATGGCAAGGTCACTGGGCGCTGGATGTGCGATACCGACACAATCGGAGAGGTGCTGGCCGGGTTGCCGGCAAGCGTGTCTGACGAAGCGCAGGCCCAGCTTGCGAATTTGACGCTGAAACATCCTCCGCTTGAACTTGGTTCGCGGACCATCCGCTTGGATCAGCCGCAGGTGATGGGCATTCTCAACGTCACGCCGGACAGTTTCAGTGATGGCGGCGAGTTTCTCGATGATCCTGATACGGGGCGGGCCCATGCATCTGCGATGCTTGAAGCGGGCGCGGCTATCATCGACATTGGCGGCGAAAGCACGCGCCCGGGTGCCGCCGCGACTTGGGAAGGCGATGAGAAGGAGCGCGTCCTTCCCGCTATCGAGTATTGCAGCGCGATGGGTGCCGCGATCAGCGTGGATACGCGCCGCGCCGGCGTGCTTGAAGCAACGCTTGAGGCGGGTGCGCACATCGCAAATGACGTGTCTGGAATGCGACACGATCCGCGCAGCCTGCCGCTGGCCGCAAAGGCTGGTTGCCCTGTGATTCTGATGCATGCACCTGGCGACGGCGAGGATCTGCACAGCAACGGCGAGTACGAGAGTGTTGTATTCGATGTATTCGACGCACTGAAGGAGCGTCGCGATGCCGCGGTGGCTGCGGGAATCTTGCGTGCCAATATCATCCTTGATCCCGGCATCGGATTTGGAAAGTCACTGGCGGACAATCTCGCGATCCTGAATGCACTGCCGATGTACCATGCGCTGGGGCAGCCGTTGCTCTTGGGCGCAAGCCGGAAGCGAATGATCGGCGCTCTCTCGAATGAGGCGGCGGCCCATGAGAGGCTGGGTGGCTCAATCGCGCTCGCCATGGCAGGAATGAATGCGGGCGTACAGCTGCTTAGAGTGCATGATGTTGCCGAGACCGTGCAGGCGCGCAACGTATGGCGAGGCCTTCGCGATGCAGCGTTAACCGACTTTGCGGAAATACCGGGAGACTGA
- a CDS encoding site-specific DNA-methyltransferase — translation MAVLETTKTRVSRAKSVAVAKADLPLGRILDGDCIEAMRSLPDNSVDCVFADPPYNLQLGGDLNRPDGSQVDAVTDHWDQFDSFRIYDEFTRDWLTEARRVLKPDGSLWVIGSYHNIYRVGSILQDLGFWILNDIVWRKTNPMPNFKGTRFTNAHETLLWCSQGEKAKYHFNYRAMKTLNDELQMRSDWVLPICSGGERLKEGGTKVHPTQKPEALLYRVLLATTEKGDVVLDPFFGTGTTGAVAKRLGREWIGCERENVYRDAAYKRIAKELPLDESAIETMQSKKSAPRVAFGALVENGFIKPGTEVFDKKRRWIATVRADGSLAYEKQVGSIHGLGKELQGAPSCNGWTFWHYEADGDVKPIDAARQDYLLATED, via the coding sequence ATGGCGGTCCTGGAGACCACGAAAACGCGCGTTTCGCGCGCGAAGAGCGTTGCTGTTGCCAAAGCTGATTTGCCGTTGGGGCGGATCCTTGACGGCGATTGCATCGAAGCGATGCGCAGCTTGCCGGACAATTCGGTCGACTGCGTGTTTGCAGACCCGCCGTACAACCTGCAGCTGGGCGGCGATCTCAATCGCCCTGACGGCAGCCAGGTTGATGCTGTCACCGATCATTGGGACCAGTTCGACAGTTTCCGTATCTATGACGAATTTACGCGCGACTGGCTGACTGAAGCGCGCCGCGTCCTCAAACCCGATGGCTCACTGTGGGTGATCGGCAGCTATCACAACATCTACCGCGTCGGCTCGATCTTGCAGGATCTGGGCTTCTGGATCTTGAACGACATCGTATGGCGCAAGACCAACCCGATGCCGAATTTCAAAGGCACGCGTTTCACGAATGCGCATGAGACGCTGCTGTGGTGTTCGCAGGGCGAGAAGGCGAAGTACCACTTCAATTATCGCGCGATGAAGACGCTCAATGATGAGCTGCAAATGCGCAGCGACTGGGTGCTGCCGATCTGCTCCGGCGGCGAGCGTTTGAAGGAAGGCGGCACCAAGGTGCACCCGACGCAGAAGCCCGAAGCGCTGCTGTACCGCGTACTTCTCGCGACGACAGAAAAGGGCGACGTTGTGCTCGACCCCTTCTTTGGGACTGGTACCACTGGCGCGGTTGCAAAACGTCTCGGCCGCGAATGGATCGGTTGTGAGCGAGAGAATGTGTATCGCGATGCTGCGTACAAGCGCATTGCCAAGGAATTGCCGCTCGATGAAAGCGCGATCGAAACCATGCAGAGCAAGAAGAGCGCACCACGCGTCGCGTTCGGCGCGCTGGTCGAGAATGGCTTTATCAAGCCGGGCACAGAAGTGTTTGACAAGAAACGCCGCTGGATCGCGACGGTCCGCGCGGATGGCTCGCTAGCTTATGAGAAGCAGGTGGGGTCAATCCACGGTCTTGGCAAAGAGTTGCAGGGGGCACCCAGCTGCAACGGCTGGACGTTCTGGCATTATGAGGCGGATGGTGACGTGAAGCCCATCGATGCCGCGCGTCAGGACTATCTGCTCGCGACAGAGGATTGA
- a CDS encoding NAD(P)(+) transhydrogenase (Re/Si-specific) subunit beta, with protein MSFSILAAGVDGATPTWVPLAYLVAGVFFILALRGLSSPATSRAGNRNGMIGMLIAVVTTLVTHDIANLPEIGIAIFLGGSIGFVIARKIAMTQMPELVAGFHSLVGMAAVLVGWAAYLNPGAFGLLVGDAISPVSKIEMGLGIAIGAITFSGSVIAFAKLSGKMSGAPILLPARHVINLGTLAAIIVLTGMFAMAVGPAETFPLIVAVTVLAFAIGFLLIIPIGGADMPVVVSMLNSYSGWAAAAMGFTLGNTAMIITGALVGSSGAILSYIMCRAMNRSFISVIAGGFGADDSSGGGEAREQRPYKQGSADDAAFMLEQAEKVIIIPGYGMAVAQAQHVLREMTDILEEKGVDVKFAIHPVAGRMPGHMNVLLAEASVSYDKVFELEDINSEFAQCDVAFIIGANDVVNPAAKTDKSSPIYGMPVFDVDKAKQVFFIKRSMGGVGYAGVDNDVFYMDQTMMLLSDAKKMVEEIVKALD; from the coding sequence ATGAGCTTCTCCATCCTCGCCGCCGGAGTTGACGGAGCGACACCCACCTGGGTGCCGCTCGCATACCTTGTAGCAGGCGTCTTCTTCATCCTTGCCCTTCGCGGTCTCAGTTCGCCCGCGACCAGTCGCGCAGGCAACCGCAATGGTATGATCGGCATGCTGATTGCGGTGGTGACGACACTTGTCACACATGACATCGCCAACCTGCCTGAGATCGGCATAGCTATCTTTCTTGGCGGTTCGATCGGCTTCGTGATCGCGCGAAAAATCGCAATGACGCAGATGCCAGAACTGGTCGCCGGATTTCATTCGCTGGTCGGTATGGCGGCGGTGCTGGTGGGCTGGGCTGCATATCTCAATCCTGGGGCATTCGGACTACTGGTTGGCGATGCGATATCGCCGGTCAGCAAGATCGAGATGGGGCTGGGTATCGCGATCGGCGCGATTACCTTCTCTGGCTCCGTCATCGCGTTCGCAAAACTTTCGGGCAAGATGAGCGGCGCGCCGATCCTGCTGCCCGCACGTCATGTCATCAATCTGGGCACGCTCGCCGCGATTATCGTGCTGACGGGCATGTTTGCCATGGCAGTTGGCCCGGCAGAAACATTCCCGCTGATCGTGGCTGTCACGGTCTTGGCCTTTGCAATCGGCTTCCTGCTGATCATCCCGATTGGCGGAGCGGACATGCCGGTCGTGGTGTCGATGCTGAACAGCTATTCGGGCTGGGCCGCGGCTGCGATGGGTTTCACGCTCGGTAATACCGCGATGATTATCACGGGTGCACTGGTGGGTTCTTCCGGCGCTATCCTGAGTTACATCATGTGCCGCGCAATGAACCGCAGCTTTATCTCTGTTATCGCGGGCGGATTTGGCGCCGATGATAGCTCTGGTGGCGGCGAGGCACGCGAGCAGCGCCCTTACAAACAGGGTAGTGCGGATGACGCTGCCTTCATGCTGGAGCAGGCAGAGAAGGTTATCATTATCCCGGGGTACGGTATGGCGGTGGCGCAGGCTCAGCATGTGCTGCGCGAAATGACCGACATCCTTGAGGAAAAGGGTGTGGACGTGAAGTTCGCGATCCACCCGGTTGCAGGGCGTATGCCGGGGCACATGAACGTGCTGCTCGCTGAAGCCAGCGTCTCTTATGACAAGGTGTTCGAACTGGAAGATATCAACAGCGAATTTGCGCAATGCGATGTTGCCTTCATCATCGGCGCGAATGACGTTGTGAACCCGGCGGCAAAGACCGACAAGAGCTCACCGATCTATGGCATGCCGGTATTCGATGTGGACAAGGCCAAGCAGGTCTTCTTCATCAAGCGCAGCATGGGCGGCGTCGGTTATGCGGGGGTCGACAACGATGTGTTCTATATGGACCAGACGATGATGCTGCTCAGTGACGCCAAGAAGATGGTTGAAGAGATTGTGAAGGCGCTCGATTAG
- a CDS encoding alpha/beta fold hydrolase: protein MKWVLRVLGVLVALLVIAFLFFRTPDTDTAEMRAKYGGEPSQFVELPNGLTAHLRDEGARDGMPIILLHGSNADLHTWEPWVEELKADYRVIRYDQRGHGLTGAAPDEDYTLASFTKDIDLVADALGVEEFILGGNSMGGWISAGYALEHSDRLAGLILVDASGAPIQRDGPPPLGFRIAQTPVLRDVARHFMPRSIFERSLSQSVSNQEIVTDAEIDRYWELARLPGNRRATMQRFATPRVVYSEDQIEALEVPTLVMWGEEDALIPLAAGEWYAEHLPNNTFVAYPGIGHIPQQEHAAQSVDDLRQWIEQLMPAEPDA, encoded by the coding sequence ATGAAGTGGGTGTTGCGAGTTCTGGGTGTACTGGTCGCCTTGCTGGTGATTGCTTTCCTGTTTTTCCGCACGCCTGATACCGACACGGCAGAGATGCGCGCCAAATATGGCGGAGAGCCGTCGCAATTTGTAGAGCTTCCCAATGGCCTGACCGCCCACTTGCGCGACGAAGGCGCGCGCGATGGCATGCCGATCATCTTGCTGCACGGTTCAAATGCCGATCTGCATACGTGGGAGCCGTGGGTTGAAGAGCTTAAGGCTGACTACCGCGTGATCCGGTACGACCAGCGGGGGCATGGCCTAACCGGGGCGGCGCCTGATGAAGACTATACGCTTGCGAGTTTCACCAAGGACATAGACCTTGTCGCGGATGCGCTTGGGGTTGAGGAGTTCATTCTTGGCGGAAACTCCATGGGGGGCTGGATTTCAGCAGGTTACGCGCTGGAGCATTCGGATCGGTTGGCAGGGCTAATTCTGGTCGATGCCAGCGGCGCACCGATCCAGCGTGATGGACCGCCGCCGCTCGGCTTCCGCATCGCGCAAACGCCGGTGCTGCGCGATGTGGCGCGGCATTTCATGCCACGTTCGATATTCGAGCGCAGCCTTTCCCAATCAGTCTCGAATCAGGAGATTGTGACGGACGCTGAGATTGACCGCTATTGGGAGCTGGCTCGTTTGCCCGGCAACCGGCGCGCGACGATGCAGCGTTTCGCTACGCCGCGTGTGGTCTATTCGGAGGATCAGATTGAGGCATTGGAGGTGCCGACATTGGTCATGTGGGGGGAAGAGGACGCGTTGATCCCGCTTGCGGCCGGCGAATGGTATGCAGAGCATCTGCCCAACAACACATTTGTCGCCTATCCAGGCATTGGACACATTCCGCAGCAAGAGCATGCCGCCCAAAGCGTCGATGACTTGCGCCAATGGATCGAGCAGCTGATGCCTGCAGAGCCCGATGCGTGA
- a CDS encoding sigma-54-dependent transcriptional regulator gives MMTGETRVLMLIDDEPAQCRLISALAAREGWRTIVAPDSDAAIAMLGTRDGMQTAAIILDQWVPGDDACQLIEELKRRRPALPILMLTTSASPLLAVEAMRAGATDYLIKPVAPDRLLEALRSATEGDTAQDELQPLAEKINASLDFDAMVGTAPKFRAALAQAAKAARGHGHVLIEGESGTGKEMLMRAMHAASPRSKAPFRIINLGGVPASSVESVLFGHEPGAFAGAFDRQIGALQQCDGGTLVLDEIDRINAQVQAKLLEVLTTGIVRPLGASHGFRVDVRVLSAGNLPLELLANNGEFDPQLVERLSQTSIKLPALRERAGDIPALTRHFLARIGEQPGLRHLSIADGALSLLKAYDWPGNVRQLQAVLFRAAVFCDKQTLTAESFPQLSELLGEPIDSDSSIQDGAGVMLYTEDGNLRPLEEIEADVIRLAIGHYRGRMTEVARRLGIGRSTLYRKLADLGIDNAA, from the coding sequence ATGATGACGGGCGAAACCCGCGTTTTGATGCTGATCGACGATGAACCGGCACAGTGCCGGTTGATCAGTGCGCTCGCCGCCCGTGAGGGCTGGCGAACCATTGTCGCTCCCGATTCCGATGCTGCCATAGCCATGCTCGGCACTCGCGACGGTATGCAAACTGCGGCGATCATTCTTGACCAATGGGTACCAGGTGACGACGCGTGCCAGTTGATTGAGGAACTGAAGCGAAGACGCCCTGCACTGCCAATCCTCATGCTGACCACCAGCGCCTCTCCGTTACTCGCCGTAGAAGCTATGCGCGCCGGCGCGACGGACTATCTGATCAAGCCGGTCGCGCCTGATCGCTTGCTGGAAGCTTTGCGCAGCGCCACTGAAGGCGACACCGCTCAGGACGAACTGCAACCGCTTGCCGAGAAGATCAACGCTTCGCTCGACTTCGATGCGATGGTTGGAACGGCGCCTAAGTTTCGCGCCGCATTAGCGCAGGCGGCAAAGGCTGCACGAGGGCATGGCCACGTCCTTATCGAAGGCGAGTCTGGGACCGGAAAAGAAATGCTAATGCGTGCAATGCATGCGGCCAGCCCGCGCAGCAAAGCGCCATTTCGCATCATCAACCTCGGCGGAGTTCCGGCAAGCTCTGTTGAATCCGTTCTATTCGGTCATGAGCCTGGCGCATTCGCTGGCGCATTTGATCGACAGATCGGCGCTTTGCAGCAATGCGATGGCGGAACGCTGGTGCTTGATGAGATCGACCGTATTAACGCGCAAGTTCAAGCGAAGTTGCTCGAGGTGTTAACCACCGGGATTGTTCGTCCGCTTGGCGCATCGCATGGTTTCCGAGTTGATGTTCGCGTGCTGAGTGCTGGCAATCTGCCGCTGGAACTTCTCGCAAATAACGGCGAATTCGACCCACAACTGGTTGAACGGCTTTCACAGACATCGATCAAGCTACCAGCCTTGCGCGAACGTGCCGGCGACATCCCCGCCCTTACCCGCCACTTCCTCGCCCGCATCGGTGAGCAACCCGGTCTGCGGCATCTGTCCATCGCGGACGGCGCCCTGTCACTGCTTAAGGCTTATGACTGGCCGGGCAATGTACGGCAGCTTCAAGCGGTGCTGTTCCGGGCCGCTGTTTTTTGTGACAAGCAAACTCTTACGGCTGAGAGCTTTCCGCAATTGAGCGAGTTGCTGGGGGAGCCGATCGACAGCGATAGCAGCATCCAGGATGGCGCCGGTGTGATGCTCTACACCGAAGATGGCAACCTGCGCCCGCTTGAAGAGATTGAGGCTGATGTTATCCGGCTCGCCATCGGGCACTATCGTGGCCGGATGACCGAAGTTGCGCGTCGTTTGGGTATTGGCCGCTCGACGCTTTACCGAAAGCTTGCTGACTTAGGCATCGATAACGCTGCCTGA
- a CDS encoding NAD(P) transhydrogenase subunit alpha, which yields MDFISILSIFVLACFVGYYVVWSVTPALHTPLMAVTNAISSVIIVGALIASAEAGSAVAKWLGLAGVVLASVNIFGGFAVTERMLAMYKKKEKK from the coding sequence ATGGACTTTATCTCAATCCTCTCGATCTTCGTGCTGGCGTGTTTCGTCGGCTATTACGTCGTCTGGTCGGTCACGCCGGCGCTGCACACGCCGCTGATGGCGGTGACCAACGCAATTTCCAGTGTGATCATCGTTGGCGCGCTGATCGCTTCAGCTGAAGCAGGCAGCGCGGTTGCGAAATGGCTCGGCCTTGCGGGTGTAGTGCTCGCCAGCGTCAATATATTTGGCGGGTTTGCTGTCACTGAGCGCATGCTCGCGATGTACAAGAAGAAGGAGAAGAAATGA